Proteins from a single region of Paenibacillus sp. BIHB 4019:
- a CDS encoding Bcr/CflA family multidrug efflux MFS transporter, giving the protein MKQQVLASQQKPASSARIGMALLLGALTAFAPLSIDMYLPALPELANYFGASTSMAQLSLTACLLGIAVGQLIIGPLSDVFGRKKPLIIGLIVYVIASVLCIVAPSIETFVLLRLVQGLGGAAGIVLSRAIVRDMYEGPEMTKFFALLMLVNGVAPIAAPIAGGQLLQWTSWRGVFLVLGAIGLVMLLASWLGLRETLQEQNRLKGGLQSTLRTFGTLIRDRVFMGYALSQGFVTAAMFAYISGSPFVLQEIFGVSPQMFSLCFAINGLGIIIASQTAGRLAGKVSETKLLIVGLSMASIGGAALLLVILADLGLIAVLIPLFFVVSSVGVIQTASFTLAMQSQGKAAGSASALIGLLSFVIGAIAAPMVGLGGSHTALPMGLVIAASSILAVLFYVFMARRGNAS; this is encoded by the coding sequence ATGAAACAACAGGTGCTGGCATCACAGCAAAAACCGGCTTCTTCGGCACGAATAGGGATGGCGCTGCTGCTTGGCGCTTTAACGGCCTTCGCTCCGTTATCCATCGATATGTATTTGCCGGCATTGCCGGAGCTGGCAAATTATTTTGGCGCGAGCACCTCCATGGCGCAGCTGAGTTTAACGGCCTGCTTGCTCGGCATTGCTGTAGGCCAGCTCATCATTGGCCCTCTAAGCGATGTTTTTGGCAGGAAAAAGCCGCTTATTATTGGACTCATCGTATACGTTATAGCTTCAGTGCTATGTATTGTAGCGCCGTCAATTGAGACATTCGTGCTGCTGCGGCTCGTTCAAGGCTTGGGCGGGGCAGCGGGAATTGTGCTATCCAGAGCGATTGTGCGGGATATGTACGAGGGGCCCGAAATGACGAAGTTCTTCGCCCTGCTTATGCTGGTGAACGGTGTAGCTCCAATCGCTGCGCCTATTGCAGGCGGCCAGCTGCTGCAATGGACGTCATGGCGCGGCGTTTTCCTCGTGCTCGGTGCGATTGGGCTTGTTATGCTGCTTGCTTCATGGCTCGGGCTTAGAGAGACGCTGCAGGAGCAAAATCGATTGAAGGGCGGGCTTCAAAGTACGCTCCGTACCTTCGGCACATTAATTCGGGACCGCGTATTTATGGGCTATGCGCTTTCTCAAGGCTTTGTAACCGCGGCGATGTTTGCTTATATATCGGGCTCTCCGTTTGTACTGCAGGAGATATTTGGCGTATCGCCGCAAATGTTCAGTTTATGCTTCGCAATCAATGGTTTGGGCATCATTATTGCCAGCCAAACCGCTGGCAGGCTTGCTGGAAAGGTCAGCGAGACGAAGCTGCTCATCGTCGGGCTCAGCATGGCATCTATTGGCGGTGCAGCGCTGCTGCTCGTCATATTAGCCGATCTCGGGCTGATTGCCGTACTCATTCCGCTATTCTTCGTCGTATCCAGCGTCGGCGTCATCCAGACGGCGAGCTTTACGCTGGCGATGCAAAGCCAAGGCAAAGCAGCCGGAAGCGCTTCGGCGCTGATCGGCTTGCTATCCTTCGTCATCGGCGCAATTGCAGCGCCGATGGTAGGTCTGGGCGGCAGCCACACGGCGCTGCCGATGGGCCTTGTTATTGCAGCATCGAGCATCCTTGCTGTGCTGTTCTATGTGTTTATGGCGCGTAGAGGGAACGCAAGTTAG
- a CDS encoding pirin family protein has product MIKRYPANERNFFDIGWLRGSRSFSFGDYYDPDNAQFGVMRVCNEDEIAPGRGFGAHPHSDMEIVTIVLKGRLKHEDNLGNMEVTSAGEIQRMTAGSGIVHAEYNDSETEEGHFLQLWFMPRERGLTPSYEVHRYDQEKLVNAFLPIVTPEGTNGTAMIHQDMSIHLGRVEAGKRLYYSQKAGRRVFLMLIEGAADVNNLDMVAKDSLRAEFEPEILIKAKEDTFVMLIDMP; this is encoded by the coding sequence ATGATTAAGCGTTATCCTGCGAACGAGCGGAACTTTTTTGATATTGGTTGGTTGAGGGGCTCACGCAGCTTCTCATTCGGTGATTATTATGATCCCGATAACGCTCAGTTCGGCGTCATGCGTGTATGCAACGAAGATGAGATTGCGCCGGGCCGCGGCTTCGGAGCGCATCCTCATAGCGACATGGAAATTGTGACCATTGTGTTGAAAGGCCGCCTCAAGCATGAGGATAATTTGGGCAATATGGAGGTTACCTCTGCGGGAGAAATCCAGCGAATGACAGCGGGCTCCGGCATTGTCCATGCAGAATACAATGATTCGGAAACCGAAGAAGGACATTTTCTGCAGCTGTGGTTTATGCCTCGCGAGCGCGGGCTGACCCCTTCCTATGAGGTGCATCGGTACGATCAGGAGAAGCTGGTCAATGCTTTTCTGCCGATTGTCACGCCGGAAGGAACGAATGGCACAGCGATGATTCATCAGGACATGTCGATTCATTTGGGCCGCGTTGAGGCAGGGAAACGTTTGTATTACAGCCAAAAGGCAGGCCGGCGTGTATTCCTCATGCTGATTGAGGGCGCTGCCGATGTGAACAATCTTGATATGGTGGCGAAGGACAGCCTTCGTGCGGAGTTTGAGCCGGAAATTCTGATCAAGGCGAAGGAAGATACATTCGTCATGCTCATTGATATGCCATAA
- a CDS encoding glycosyltransferase — MREPVTYSVVIPVYNDEQMLYDTYKRLKRIIPPIGENYELIFVNDNSTDRSADMLRVFCAADIRVRAIHFASSFGYEAAVAAGADHASGEQKIVMEVSDRFRSVSAGLQGASPFYVVRAKEGFTHSPLWDFASESAAC; from the coding sequence ATGCGTGAGCCAGTCACTTATTCCGTAGTCATTCCTGTGTATAATGATGAGCAAATGCTTTACGACACCTACAAGCGGCTAAAACGAATTATTCCGCCCATTGGCGAGAATTACGAACTGATTTTTGTAAATGACAACAGCACCGACCGCTCAGCAGATATGCTTCGAGTCTTTTGTGCAGCCGATATTCGGGTACGTGCGATCCATTTCGCCAGCAGCTTTGGCTATGAAGCTGCTGTTGCCGCAGGAGCCGACCATGCCTCGGGCGAACAGAAGATCGTCATGGAGGTATCTGACCGCTTCCGCAGCGTTAGCGCAGGATTGCAAGGAGCCTCTCCGTTTTATGTTGTACGGGCTAAGGAAGGCTTTACCCATTCCCCGCTCTGGGATTTTGCTTCGGAGAGTGCTGCATGCTAA
- the yidC gene encoding membrane protein insertase YidC, with amino-acid sequence MLSKYTMEMLKKYRFILIIGLLLIISGCGAPNGTIDSATPGFFNHYVVFPISYLIQHIAQFFNDSFGMAIIAITLLIRLALLPLMLRQSKSQQVMKQKMSVMQPQLNQIKEKYKNDKSPEAQSKMQKETMALYGEHKFNPLAIGCLPMLIQLPILSGLYYAIKMTPELAQHSFLWFQLGAPDHILPFLAAAIYYVQFRVSQIGIDPAQQKQMALFGYISPIMMGIFSFTAPAAVPLYWVVGGVFMILQTMLSKRLYPMPTVPVASAVEAAKPAPVKSKNKKLPAKS; translated from the coding sequence ATGTTATCTAAATATACAATGGAAATGCTTAAAAAATACCGCTTTATCCTTATTATCGGACTGCTGCTCATCATTAGCGGCTGTGGTGCGCCGAATGGAACGATTGATTCAGCGACACCAGGATTTTTCAACCATTACGTCGTTTTCCCCATCTCTTATTTAATTCAACACATTGCGCAGTTTTTTAACGACAGTTTTGGCATGGCGATTATTGCGATTACGTTGCTTATCCGTCTGGCCCTGCTTCCGCTGATGCTTCGCCAATCCAAGAGCCAGCAGGTGATGAAGCAGAAGATGAGCGTTATGCAGCCGCAGCTGAACCAGATCAAGGAAAAATACAAAAATGACAAATCGCCTGAAGCACAGTCGAAAATGCAGAAGGAAACGATGGCGCTGTACGGCGAGCATAAGTTTAATCCGCTTGCCATTGGGTGCCTTCCAATGCTCATTCAACTGCCGATTTTGTCAGGACTGTATTATGCGATCAAAATGACGCCGGAGCTGGCGCAGCATTCCTTCCTTTGGTTCCAACTGGGCGCGCCGGACCACATCCTGCCGTTTCTCGCCGCTGCTATCTATTATGTGCAGTTCCGCGTGTCTCAAATCGGAATTGATCCTGCCCAGCAAAAACAGATGGCGCTGTTCGGTTACATTTCACCGATCATGATGGGCATTTTCTCTTTTACCGCGCCTGCTGCTGTACCTTTGTATTGGGTTGTTGGCGGCGTATTTATGATTTTGCAGACGATGCTTTCCAAGCGGCTTTACCCAATGCCGACAGTGCCGGTCGCTTCGGCAGTTGAGGCCGCGAAGCCAGCGCCAGTGAAATCGAAAAACAAGAAGCTGCCAGCGAAATCTTAA
- a CDS encoding cold-shock protein: MYSRKKFQEEVPEVSTKIWACTSDVCNGWMRANFSFEQSPTCLQCNSPMEESEKMLPQLVNSNDINRAKNSIPVTE, encoded by the coding sequence ATCTATAGTCGGAAAAAGTTTCAAGAGGAAGTCCCTGAGGTCAGCACGAAAATATGGGCTTGTACGAGTGATGTTTGCAATGGCTGGATGCGTGCAAACTTTTCGTTCGAGCAGTCGCCTACTTGCCTGCAATGTAATTCTCCTATGGAAGAATCGGAGAAGATGCTGCCACAGCTCGTCAACTCCAATGATATAAATCGGGCGAAAAACAGCATTCCCGTTACGGAATAA